A stretch of the Coprobacillus cateniformis genome encodes the following:
- a CDS encoding GTP-binding protein, with amino-acid sequence MKTRIYLFTGFLDSGKTTFINDTITSTDFCEGEKSLLIVSEQGEVGYNQEEIETLNCDIVYVTNEDQWTYEYFEDLRNKYNPTQVLIELNGMFNVNRLLACSLPDGWEVVQVLTTINAQTFSLYIQNMRSLLFQHVVHTDLLIFNRIDNSIKKSFLRNNIKAINSTCQIIYEKDDGTVNTLDDDELPFDISGDELIVLDHDFGIFCMDALDHPDKYAGKTVTLKGKFIGRDKQLEDGFVIGRLAMVCCEEDTSLIGMVCEHPAAKQLIPDEWIQVTGKIVLEFDLDIGGEVCILKVDDLKVVPPLDNEYVTFD; translated from the coding sequence ATGAAGACACGTATATATTTATTTACTGGATTTTTAGATAGTGGAAAAACAACTTTTATCAATGATACAATAACTTCAACTGATTTTTGTGAGGGTGAAAAATCATTATTAATTGTAAGTGAACAAGGTGAAGTTGGATATAATCAAGAAGAAATTGAAACTTTAAATTGTGATATTGTTTATGTTACGAATGAAGATCAATGGACATATGAATATTTTGAAGACTTAAGAAACAAATACAATCCAACTCAAGTTCTTATTGAACTCAATGGAATGTTTAATGTGAATCGCTTATTGGCTTGTAGTCTTCCTGATGGGTGGGAAGTTGTTCAAGTTTTAACAACTATTAATGCACAAACATTTAGCTTATATATTCAAAACATGCGTTCTTTATTATTTCAACATGTTGTACATACTGATTTATTAATATTTAATAGAATTGATAATTCTATTAAAAAATCTTTCTTGAGAAACAACATTAAGGCAATAAACTCAACTTGTCAGATTATTTATGAGAAAGATGACGGAACAGTGAACACTTTAGATGATGATGAATTGCCATTTGATATCTCTGGTGATGAACTTATTGTCCTGGATCATGATTTTGGTATCTTTTGTATGGATGCTTTAGATCATCCTGATAAATATGCTGGTAAAACAGTTACGCTAAAAGGCAAATTTATTGGACGTGATAAACAACTTGAAGATGGTTTCGTTATTGGGCGATTGGCAATGGTTTGTTGTGAAGAAGATACTTCGCTTATTGGAATGGTTTGTGAACACCCAGCAGCAAAACAACTTATTCCTGATGAATGGATTCAAGTCACTGGAAAGATTGTTCTAGAATTTGATTTGGATATTGGTGGAGAAGTTTGTATATTAAAAGTGGACGACTTAAAAGTCGTACCACCATTAGATAATGAATATGTAACTTTTGATTAG
- a CDS encoding CobW family GTP-binding protein encodes MSKVDIISGFLGAGKTTLIKKLIKENLSHEKVVLIENEFGEIGIDGSFLKEAGIEITEMNSGCICCSLVGDFSEALEKVVKDYHPDRIIIEPSGVGKLSDVIQAVINVHDDKLQLNSFIAVIDAKKCKTYSLNFGEFFNNQIEYASTIILSRTQDVDQHKLEEDIQIIKTFNTKANIITTPWDDLTGDTIMNALENKDSLQQVLLKEVEICPVCGHHHDEEHHHEHECCHEDHHHEHSHECECGHHHEHGHHHADEVFTSMGRETIHTYTQDQLETILKTLSSSSQFGSILRAKGILQTPEKTWLHFDLVPGEYEVRVGPADYTGRICVIGKDLLEDKISELFGVE; translated from the coding sequence ATGAGTAAAGTTGATATTATATCTGGTTTTCTTGGTGCAGGAAAAACAACATTAATTAAAAAGTTAATCAAAGAAAACTTAAGCCATGAAAAAGTTGTGTTAATTGAAAATGAGTTTGGTGAAATTGGTATTGATGGCTCTTTTCTTAAAGAGGCTGGTATTGAAATTACTGAAATGAACTCTGGATGTATTTGTTGTTCTCTGGTTGGAGATTTCAGTGAAGCGTTAGAAAAAGTTGTGAAAGATTATCATCCAGATCGCATTATTATTGAACCATCTGGTGTTGGCAAATTATCTGATGTTATTCAAGCAGTTATCAATGTCCATGATGATAAACTGCAATTAAACAGCTTTATTGCTGTAATTGATGCGAAAAAATGCAAGACCTATTCATTAAACTTTGGTGAATTCTTTAATAATCAAATTGAATATGCTTCAACAATTATATTGAGTCGTACTCAAGATGTTGATCAGCATAAGCTAGAAGAAGATATTCAAATCATTAAGACATTCAACACAAAAGCCAATATCATTACAACACCTTGGGATGATTTAACTGGAGATACAATTATGAATGCCTTAGAAAACAAAGATTCTTTACAACAAGTTCTCCTCAAAGAAGTAGAAATATGCCCAGTATGTGGACATCACCATGATGAAGAGCACCATCATGAACATGAATGCTGTCATGAAGACCACCATCATGAACATAGTCATGAATGTGAATGTGGACACCACCATGAACATGGACATCATCATGCTGATGAAGTCTTTACAAGCATGGGTAGAGAAACCATTCATACATACACACAAGATCAATTAGAAACCATTTTGAAAACTTTGTCATCTTCATCTCAATTTGGAAGTATTCTTCGTGCAAAAGGAATTTTACAAACTCCTGAAAAAACATGGTTACATTTTGACTTAGTGCCTGGTGAATATGAAGTTCGCGTTGGTCCTGCTGATTACACTGGACGTATTTGTGTCATTGGTAAGGATTTATTGGAAGATAAAATTAGTGAATTGTTTGGAGTTGAATAA
- a CDS encoding MarR family winged helix-turn-helix transcriptional regulator — translation MQIPLYILLFKTFHAQRKKNRAQMYEMNLAPGQPKVLRYISTNDDCKLKDIAEACDVEPATVSKILNGLEEKNMLTRQINPHNKRAYQLRITPLGQEALKKWDIHCREVEAISLQGFSAQEKEQFKDYLSRMYMNLAGKELE, via the coding sequence ATGCAGATACCACTCTATATTTTATTATTTAAAACATTTCATGCTCAAAGAAAGAAAAATCGTGCTCAAATGTATGAAATGAATTTAGCACCTGGACAGCCAAAAGTCTTACGCTATATTTCTACAAATGATGATTGTAAATTAAAAGATATTGCTGAAGCTTGTGATGTAGAACCAGCTACAGTGAGTAAGATTTTAAATGGTCTAGAAGAAAAAAATATGTTAACACGTCAGATTAATCCACACAATAAACGTGCTTATCAATTAAGAATTACACCACTTGGACAAGAGGCTTTAAAAAAATGGGATATTCATTGTAGGGAAGTAGAGGCTATTTCTCTGCAAGGTTTTAGTGCTCAAGAAAAAGAACAATTTAAAGACTATTTGTCAAGAATGTATATGAATTTAGCAGGAAAAGAATTAGAATAG
- a CDS encoding helix-turn-helix domain-containing protein, whose amino-acid sequence MKLNEKLLQLRKERGLSQQQLAEQLDVSRQSVSKWELNESIPDIQNIVAMSELFHVSTDYLLKDEMEKNQADDNRIDIILVVSTLIIFLGLVLAYTLWNYYQNSICLYRY is encoded by the coding sequence ATGAAACTGAATGAGAAATTATTGCAATTAAGAAAAGAAAGAGGTCTATCTCAACAACAGCTAGCAGAACAATTAGATGTATCAAGACAATCTGTATCCAAATGGGAATTAAACGAAAGTATACCAGATATACAAAATATAGTGGCTATGAGTGAATTGTTTCATGTAAGTACTGATTATCTGTTAAAAGATGAAATGGAGAAGAATCAGGCTGATGATAATCGTATTGATATTATCCTCGTTGTTTCTACACTCATTATTTTTTTAGGACTTGTTTTAGCTTATACGTTATGGAATTATTATCAAAATTCAATATGTTTATACAGGTATTAG